In Nitrospira sp., a single genomic region encodes these proteins:
- a CDS encoding nodulation protein NfeD: MKMLGHRSRLPPLLPILALPVCLAVPSGVATAAPPGPSVLVATYDGVINPVAAEFVHDALASALETGARALIIRLNTPGGLDTSMRLVIKDITGAAIPVVVYVAPSSARAASAGVFIAMAAHVAAMAPGTNIGAAHPVAVGGGELGDAMKAKIENDSVAYIKSIAEQRKRNVVWAEDAVRKSLSVTEREALKLKVIDLIADDLPSLLKQLDGRAIQLQTGRTVVRTAGVEMREFPMGLRLEFLKALSDPNIAYLLMTIGTVGLMAELYNPGAILPGIVGAISLVMAFYALQSLPVNYAGVLLFLLGIVFFILEATVTSYGLLAIGGVISLLLGSVMLIKTDAEFLQISWSVILPVVTLVAIFSLLIVGMGVQAMRRPHATGPEGMIGLVATARTALAPHGHVAVQGELWDAVSEQPLQPGEEAEITGVEGLRLRVKPCSTRKEA, translated from the coding sequence ATGAAGATGTTGGGTCATCGGTCCAGGCTGCCGCCGCTTCTCCCGATTCTCGCTCTGCCGGTCTGTCTCGCCGTGCCGTCCGGCGTGGCGACAGCCGCGCCGCCCGGGCCCTCCGTGCTGGTGGCAACCTACGACGGCGTCATCAACCCGGTCGCAGCCGAATTCGTGCACGATGCCCTCGCGTCGGCCCTGGAGACCGGAGCGCGGGCCCTGATCATTCGTCTCAACACGCCGGGTGGGCTCGACACGTCGATGCGCCTCGTCATCAAGGACATTACCGGGGCCGCGATCCCCGTCGTCGTATATGTCGCGCCGTCCAGCGCTAGGGCCGCCTCGGCCGGAGTCTTCATCGCGATGGCCGCGCACGTGGCGGCCATGGCTCCCGGCACCAACATCGGGGCGGCCCATCCCGTGGCGGTCGGAGGAGGCGAGCTGGGCGACGCGATGAAAGCCAAGATAGAGAACGACTCCGTGGCCTACATCAAATCGATCGCCGAACAGCGCAAGCGCAACGTCGTCTGGGCGGAAGACGCCGTCCGGAAGAGCCTGTCCGTCACGGAGCGCGAGGCCTTGAAACTGAAGGTTATCGACCTGATCGCCGACGACCTGCCCTCCCTGCTCAAGCAACTCGATGGCCGCGCCATCCAGCTCCAGACCGGACGGACCGTGGTGCGCACTGCCGGAGTCGAGATGCGCGAATTCCCGATGGGGCTGCGCCTCGAATTTCTGAAAGCCCTCAGCGATCCCAATATCGCCTACCTGCTCATGACCATCGGCACGGTCGGACTCATGGCCGAACTGTACAATCCTGGAGCGATTCTCCCCGGCATCGTCGGCGCGATCAGTCTCGTCATGGCGTTTTACGCCCTGCAGTCGCTGCCGGTAAACTATGCCGGTGTTCTCCTGTTCCTGCTGGGGATCGTCTTCTTTATCCTGGAAGCCACCGTCACCAGTTACGGCTTGCTCGCCATCGGCGGCGTCATCTCTCTCCTGCTGGGGTCGGTGATGCTGATCAAGACCGACGCGGAGTTTCTACAGATCTCCTGGTCGGTCATTCTTCCGGTCGTCACGCTGGTGGCCATCTTTTCGCTCCTGATCGTCGGTATGGGCGTCCAGGCCATGCGCCGGCCTCACGCCACCGGCCCAGAAGGCATGATCGGCCTCGTCGCTACCGCCAGAACGGCGCTGGCTCCGCACGGACATGTGGCGGTACAGGGCGAACTCTGGGACGCGGTCAGCGAGCAGCCGCTTCAACCCGGCGAAGAAGCCGAAATCACCGGCGTTGAAGGTCTGCGCCTTCGCGTCAAACCCTGCTCCACGAGAAAAGAGGCGTGA
- a CDS encoding tetratricopeptide repeat protein — protein MPKSFYSPYLLWLLCCLLTSCVTEDSPTDRPKSVLPYEESAVSISDLRKAAEQGNPEAQNRLGTLYSEGRGVPQDYSRAKQWFDKAAEQGHPGAQVNLGTLYFQGNGAPESEQMALSWFRRAAAQGDALAFAKLGLMYEQGRGVPQDFIQAHMWYNLSAAHGEKRALERRDALTRQMTPAQIAEAQRLAREWTPKQK, from the coding sequence ATGCCAAAATCATTCTATTCTCCGTACCTGTTGTGGCTGCTGTGCTGTCTGCTGACCTCCTGCGTCACCGAGGATTCACCGACCGATCGCCCCAAGTCCGTGCTCCCCTATGAAGAGTCCGCGGTCTCGATCTCCGACCTACGCAAGGCGGCGGAGCAGGGCAACCCCGAGGCTCAGAATCGGTTGGGGACGCTGTATAGTGAAGGCCGCGGCGTGCCTCAGGACTACAGTCGGGCGAAGCAATGGTTCGATAAGGCCGCGGAGCAAGGTCATCCAGGCGCACAGGTCAACCTCGGCACTCTGTACTTCCAGGGCAACGGGGCGCCTGAAAGCGAACAGATGGCCCTCTCCTGGTTCCGCCGGGCGGCGGCGCAGGGGGATGCGCTGGCCTTCGCCAAGCTCGGCCTGATGTACGAGCAAGGCCGCGGCGTACCCCAAGACTTCATCCAGGCGCATATGTGGTACAACCTGTCGGCGGCGCACGGTGAGAAGCGGGCGCTCGAGCGTCGTGACGCGCTCACCAGGCAGATGACGCCCGCCCAGATCGCCGAAGCACAGCGGCTGGCTCGGGAATGGACCCCGAAACAGAAGTAG
- a CDS encoding RNB domain-containing ribonuclease yields the protein MGTHRSDLRGIARRAMIERDFYPDFSSPALAELSRISAPADRKGDPGVRDLTHWPWASIDNDDSRDLDQLTVAEPAPDGVIAIRVAIADVDALVAKDSSLDAHALHNTTSVYTSGGVFPMLPDKLSTDLTSLNEHQDRLAIIVEMSVGEDGEVLGSRIYRGMVRNQAKLAYGAVGAWLEGDGPVPGAVKEVEGLEAQLRLQDRVARRLKARRHQEGALSLETLEPKAVFDGERLSNVLVERKNRARDLIEDFMIAANQATVTFLKAEGMPSFRRVLRSPERWQRIVEVAGRWNEPLPAQPDARALESFLVKRREADPLRFPDLSLAIVKLIGRGEYVLDRQQNGASEHFGLAVKDYTHSTAPNRRFPDLITQRLIKAALAQASLPYRPDELQFLADHCTRKEDDAEKVERQLRKSAAALLLESQIGRRFDAIVTGASSKGTWVRLLDPPVEGKLVSRLGGLDVGDTLAVELLHTDVERGFIDFARVGHGQDRNQSAE from the coding sequence ATGGGCACTCACCGGTCCGATCTTCGCGGCATCGCCAGGCGCGCCATGATCGAGCGGGATTTCTACCCCGATTTCTCTTCCCCGGCCCTGGCGGAATTGTCACGAATCTCCGCCCCGGCGGACCGCAAGGGAGATCCGGGGGTACGCGATCTGACCCACTGGCCATGGGCCTCGATCGACAACGACGACTCCCGGGATCTCGATCAACTCACGGTAGCCGAGCCCGCACCCGACGGCGTCATCGCGATCCGTGTGGCGATCGCGGACGTGGACGCTCTGGTCGCGAAGGATTCGAGCCTGGACGCCCATGCCCTGCACAACACGACCTCGGTCTACACCTCGGGGGGTGTCTTCCCCATGCTGCCCGACAAGCTCTCGACCGATCTCACTTCACTTAATGAGCACCAGGACCGTCTGGCGATCATCGTGGAGATGAGCGTGGGGGAGGACGGCGAGGTGCTGGGCTCCCGGATCTACCGCGGCATGGTGCGCAACCAGGCGAAGCTGGCCTACGGCGCCGTCGGCGCCTGGCTGGAGGGCGACGGACCCGTACCCGGCGCCGTCAAGGAGGTCGAAGGCCTGGAGGCGCAGTTGCGGCTGCAAGACCGCGTCGCGCGCCGGCTCAAGGCCAGACGTCATCAGGAAGGCGCGCTCAGTCTTGAAACGCTCGAGCCGAAGGCCGTCTTCGATGGCGAGCGGCTCTCCAACGTCTTGGTGGAGCGAAAGAATAGGGCCAGGGACCTGATCGAAGATTTCATGATCGCGGCCAACCAGGCGACCGTGACCTTCCTGAAAGCCGAAGGCATGCCGTCGTTCCGGCGTGTGCTCCGGTCGCCCGAACGCTGGCAGCGTATTGTAGAGGTCGCGGGCCGCTGGAACGAGCCGCTGCCCGCCCAGCCGGATGCACGTGCGCTGGAGAGCTTCTTGGTCAAGCGCCGGGAAGCCGATCCCCTGAGGTTTCCCGATCTCTCTCTCGCGATCGTCAAGCTCATCGGCCGCGGGGAATATGTGCTCGACCGCCAGCAGAACGGAGCATCCGAACACTTCGGTCTTGCGGTGAAGGACTATACCCACTCCACCGCGCCCAACCGCCGCTTTCCCGACCTCATCACCCAACGGCTCATCAAAGCAGCCCTGGCGCAGGCGTCCCTTCCCTATCGTCCGGACGAACTTCAATTTCTGGCGGATCACTGCACCAGGAAAGAAGACGACGCCGAAAAGGTCGAGCGGCAGCTCCGAAAATCGGCCGCGGCGCTGTTGCTCGAATCGCAGATCGGCCGGCGCTTCGACGCCATCGTGACCGGCGCCTCGAGCAAGGGCACGTGGGTGCGCCTCCTCGATCCGCCGGTGGAAGGGAAATTGGTGTCGCGACTCGGAGGGCTCGATGTGGGAGACACGCTCGCCGTGGAACTGCTGCACACGGATGTCGAGCGGGGCTTCATCGACTTCGCTCGGGTCGGGCATGGTCAGGATCGCAACCAGTCGGCAGAATGA
- a CDS encoding TetR/AcrR family transcriptional regulator: MQTRKPITHLPSETDATQRVVATARRHFLSQGFRRVTMDELADELGMSKKTLYGLFPSKTALVEAVILEKFRCVEADLRRITAAGRGDVLGALRRLLAAVQTHTQEIQAPFVRDIQRDAPHLFEVIERKRRGLIRRYFGKLLSRGRRARVIRRDIPIHLAMEILLGAVRAVMNPPKLIELGLTPEQGYRAIMSVIFEGLIAGTARRTS, from the coding sequence ATGCAGACCCGCAAACCGATCACGCATCTGCCGTCCGAGACCGACGCGACGCAGCGAGTCGTGGCGACCGCCCGCCGTCATTTTCTGAGCCAGGGGTTCCGCCGCGTCACGATGGATGAATTGGCGGATGAATTGGGGATGAGCAAGAAGACCCTCTACGGCCTGTTCCCCAGCAAGACAGCGCTCGTCGAGGCGGTGATTCTGGAGAAGTTTCGGTGTGTGGAAGCCGATCTGCGCCGAATTACGGCCGCCGGCCGGGGCGACGTGCTCGGCGCATTGCGCCGTCTGCTCGCCGCGGTGCAGACCCATACCCAGGAGATCCAGGCGCCCTTCGTGCGTGACATCCAACGCGACGCTCCCCATTTGTTCGAGGTGATCGAGCGGAAGCGCCGGGGGCTCATCCGGCGGTACTTCGGCAAACTGCTGAGCCGGGGGCGGAGAGCCCGAGTCATCCGGCGGGATATTCCGATACACCTGGCCATGGAAATTCTGCTCGGGGCCGTTCGTGCCGTCATGAATCCACCCAAGCTGATCGAGCTGGGTCTGACGCCCGAACAGGGATACCGCGCGATCATGTCGGTGATCTTCGAGGGACTGATCGCCGGCACGGCACGGAGGACGTCATGA
- a CDS encoding HlyD family efflux transporter periplasmic adaptor subunit, giving the protein MKAIRSAAVTGVRAAGTLAALIGVWTGLPACTPPDRTLVQGYVEGEFVYVASPYAGALESLMVQRGQEVKEGEPLFRLNGEPEQAAREEAERRLSQARATLEDVKKGKRPSEIQVIKAQLKQARIAVRLSEREFTRQAALSRVPGATSEIELDRTRATRDQDRHRVSELEAELDTAQAGSRTDQIAAAEAEVRAREAALTKAAWELSQKQQQAPKAGLVFEILYREGEWVAAGRPVVALLPPQNVKVRAFVSQDLAGTVQPGQSVRVSVDGIAESFVGTVNYISPKAEFTPPVIYSRESRSKLVFMVEARFDPSVAAKLHPGQPVDVRIGGDR; this is encoded by the coding sequence ATGAAAGCCATACGGTCCGCCGCCGTGACCGGTGTTCGAGCCGCCGGCACGCTCGCCGCGCTGATCGGGGTGTGGACGGGGCTGCCGGCCTGCACGCCGCCCGACCGGACGCTGGTGCAGGGGTATGTCGAGGGCGAATTCGTCTATGTGGCTTCGCCCTATGCGGGTGCGCTGGAATCGTTGATGGTGCAGCGCGGGCAGGAGGTCAAGGAGGGTGAGCCGCTTTTTCGTCTGAACGGGGAGCCGGAGCAGGCGGCGCGGGAAGAAGCGGAGCGGCGACTGTCGCAAGCCAGGGCGACCTTGGAGGATGTGAAGAAGGGGAAACGTCCCTCGGAAATCCAGGTCATCAAAGCCCAGCTCAAGCAGGCCCGCATCGCGGTCCGGTTGTCGGAGCGGGAATTCACCAGGCAGGCCGCCTTGAGTCGGGTGCCGGGCGCCACGTCGGAGATCGAACTCGATCGGACTCGGGCGACGAGGGATCAGGACCGCCATCGCGTGTCCGAACTCGAAGCGGAGCTGGACACCGCGCAGGCCGGCTCCCGAACCGACCAGATCGCGGCGGCGGAAGCGGAAGTGCGCGCGCGCGAAGCGGCCCTGACAAAGGCCGCCTGGGAATTGTCGCAGAAGCAGCAGCAGGCTCCCAAGGCGGGCCTGGTCTTCGAGATACTGTATCGAGAAGGAGAATGGGTCGCGGCGGGACGTCCCGTCGTCGCGCTCCTGCCGCCGCAAAACGTCAAGGTGCGGGCCTTCGTGTCGCAGGATCTGGCCGGCACGGTGCAACCGGGACAGTCCGTGCGCGTATCCGTCGACGGGATCGCAGAGTCGTTTGTCGGCACGGTGAACTATATCTCACCGAAGGCGGAATTTACTCCCCCGGTGATCTACAGCCGGGAAAGCCGCTCCAAGCTCGTCTTCATGGTCGAAGCGCGGTTCGATCCGTCGGTTGCGGCAAAGCTGCATCCGGGACAGCCGGTGGACGTCCGGATCGGAGGCGATCGATGA
- a CDS encoding ABC transporter ATP-binding protein, translating into MTQDAPAIDVQNMTKRFGDRTVVDRIGLQVRKGEICGFLGPNGSGKTTFIRMLCGLLRADDGRGTCLGYDVIRESRAIKRHVGYMTQRFSFYEDLSIAENLDFVARMFAVPDRRSAVRLSLERLGLLERRRQLAGELSGGWKQRLALAACLIHRPKLLLLDEPTAGVDPKARREFWEQVHDLAADGLTCLITTHYMDEAERCHRLAYIAYGKLLTHGTVQEVIDHAGLTTWLVAGPDLHRLAATLRTRPGVTQAVAFGNRLHVSGDDDAALSEAIAPFKTTDYDWRRIGPGLEDVFIHLMGGSQDNFSS; encoded by the coding sequence ATGACGCAGGACGCGCCGGCCATCGACGTGCAGAACATGACCAAGCGTTTCGGCGACCGGACCGTGGTCGATCGGATCGGGTTGCAGGTCCGCAAGGGCGAGATCTGCGGCTTCCTCGGTCCCAACGGCAGCGGCAAAACCACGTTTATCCGCATGCTGTGCGGGCTCTTGCGCGCCGACGACGGCCGCGGCACCTGTTTGGGGTACGACGTCATTCGGGAGAGCCGGGCCATCAAGCGGCATGTCGGCTACATGACCCAACGGTTCAGTTTCTACGAAGATCTGAGCATCGCGGAGAACCTGGATTTCGTGGCGCGCATGTTCGCCGTGCCGGATCGGCGGAGCGCCGTCCGCCTCAGTCTCGAGCGGCTGGGCTTGCTCGAGCGCCGGCGGCAGCTGGCCGGGGAGCTGTCGGGAGGGTGGAAGCAGCGGCTCGCGCTGGCCGCCTGTTTGATCCACCGACCGAAGCTCCTCCTCCTAGACGAACCGACAGCCGGAGTGGACCCCAAGGCGCGGCGCGAGTTCTGGGAGCAGGTCCACGATCTGGCGGCCGACGGCCTGACCTGCCTGATTACGACCCACTATATGGACGAGGCGGAACGGTGCCACCGGTTGGCCTACATCGCCTACGGCAAGCTGCTGACCCATGGAACCGTGCAGGAGGTGATCGACCATGCCGGCCTCACGACCTGGCTCGTGGCGGGCCCCGACCTGCACCGGCTAGCCGCCACGCTCCGCACGCGGCCCGGTGTCACACAGGCGGTCGCGTTCGGCAACCGCCTGCATGTGAGCGGCGACGATGACGCGGCGCTTTCCGAGGCCATCGCGCCGTTCAAGACGACGGACTACGATTGGCGTCGGATCGGGCCCGGGCTCGAAGACGTCTTCATCCACCTGATGGGCGGGTCCCAGGACAATTTTTCATCATGA